GGGCGAGGTGATGATTCAGGGTTCAAATTGATTAAGACGGGACAATGGTCAGAGTGTACCCTAGTTAGGTGAGAGACTAGAGCTTCGGGAAAAAGGTTTTTCCAATCCGGGTTACAGAAGGCCCTGTCTAGCCTTTCATAAATAAAGCCTAGATTTTGTTTAAAACAGCGCCAAGTGTATTTTGGGCCAGAAAATCCCAAGTCCAGCATGTTACAAGagtcaagaacagatttaaaaACAGAGGCTCTAGCTCTACTAACCGGACGACCCCCTTTTTTATCATTTGAAGAGAGCAGCTCATTAAAATCTCCTAGCCAGAGCCAGGGACAGTTATGTTGCATGGCAAAATTACAAAGTTCATTCCAGAGCACAGTTCTTTCATGAAAACGTGGACTAGCATAGATACCACTTAAAATCCAAGGAGGAGAGTTTGGATTTACCTGGATAGAGGCATGGATCACTTGAGAGAGATTGGAGATGGGGTTCAAAACGATCTCAGCTTTGTTCCAGAGTATCCACATGCCACCACGAAAGCCGATTGCATCTACaacagtgaaattgtcaaaaggcAAGTTGCTGCAAATTTCTCTGGCTCTCTCACCGTGGAGTTTCGTCTCCACCAGGATTGCTATGCCCGGATGGTGCTCTTGCACTAACTGGAGAAAATGGTTCCTGAACCCCGGGTGGCCTGCTCCTCTAACATTCCATAGGAGAAGCTTCATGGAGTCTAGGAAGGGGTTCTGCATCATGGGCTCTGGAGGACTCAGAGCTCTGGTACGGTGGCTGGAGTTGCCATCGTGGATATTGTCTGGAAAGCTTAGCTCTCGGCTGAACCTTGGTCTTAGTACCAGCGAATGGTCTCGGGCCTCTGGGCTTAGCAATTCTATGGCAGTTAGAAAGATTTTTATGGCTAAGACCTCTCTTACGGGCGAGATGATAGTGACTGAGCTTTGACAGTCTCGCAGAGTAACCGATAAGGGAGATATGGAGAGAATTTCCCTTCGGGTTTCTGGAGTCGGCATTCGACTTTGTTCTGCACCTTGGCTTGAGGCCGTGGCTTCCCGGACACCTTGTCTCAGTTGATTCCTCGGAGGATGCGCAGCTTGATTGTTCCTCCGTCTCCAGGCTCTTTGGTGGGTTTGATCGGGTGGTGGGTGTCTGTTTCTTGAAGATTGAACGAAGTTGTTTGAGGGACGAGCTTGGTTTTGTTGGCCAAGATGGCTTCCGTCTCGCCCTCTTCGCAGAGCTTGGTTCCTTCTCGCTATCCTCTCTTCTGGATCGAGGTCTGTTATGTATGCAATTCTTGTTTGGGTTGCCCAAATCTGGATCCTTCCCAGACTGTGTTGGTCCTGGGACTGGTGAACATTCTCCCACGAAAGGTGTGGGTTCAGGAAGAGAAGTGGGTCGATGACTCGATGTGAGCAAATTAGTTTCCATTCCTCGTCCCGATAGAGATGATTTAGTTGGGGAGCTTGGGGAAGAAGGGGTTGAGGAAGGTTGTAGAGTGATTGGAAAGGTGGGTTGCTCCTGCTCTGTTGGGTGCCATCCTCCTATGGGTGGAAGTGACGAGGGGACCACCTTGTCCTGCGAAACAATGGGGTGGAAGGGCGGGAATCCATCAGCGAAAAAAAGACAGAGGGAGTTTGGAGTAGTTTGGCAAGTGAGGTGATTCAGATGTAGAGCGGTTCCTAGTTTGTGTGGGTTTTGAAGGGGTTGTGGGAGAGGGGTTGTGAGAAATTGTGCTCTTGATAACAGAGAACCCATTTGTGCTCTTGCCATTTTGGTGAATGGTATTCTCTGGTCGACTTGTTTGGGAGATCGTAGAAGCCAGAGGTTCAGTGGAAGGGAAAGTATGGAGAGAGAGGGGATCGTGAATGGTATTGGATTTATTGGGGGTTGGAGAAAAGGCATCTGGATCTATGACCTGTTTGAGAGGTGAAAAAGGGTTTGGATCCCTCTTGTTTGACAGTAgaggttttttcttccaaaGGGTTCTGACTTTAGGATTTGACAAAAGGGCCGCATTAAAAGTATTTTGGCTGGGTTGACCAGGAGTATTGGGCTTTGAGCGGCGGTTTGAATTTGAAAGAAGTGTACCGTTAGAAGGTGGGTGACGTTTGTTCCCCGGAGCTATTTTCCTGGATTTGGTCGGAATGTGTGACCATCCCGGTTCTGATGACTTTGCCGGTGCCGCAGTTTGTAGAAGGGGAAGTTTTATGCAGCAGGCTTGGTCATGGCCCAATTTGCCACAGCCGAAACAAAAGGAAGAGTTTTCTACTAGGATTGGTTGGATGTAACTGTCTAACTCGATGGCTGTGGGTATGGGATCAGTAAGATCCACTTCAACGCATAATCTAGCAAACCGTCCTCTCTCGGTGTTAGCTGTTATAGCATCAATCTTTATTAGTTTGCCAATCTTGTTGCCAATAAGGCTGAGCGCTTCCGCATCATAGAATTCGAGAGGAAGGCCTGGGAGTCGGATCCAGAGGGCTGTGGTCTTTGATATAGCTTCCAAAGCGTTGAAAAAAGGGCTCCACTTTCTGATAGTGATAAAGGTTTTGTTGATGAACCATGGTCCCCCAGTGAGAATTTTATGGAAGTCTTCCGGATTTGAAAATTTGACTGCAAAGTAGTCTCTACCAAGATCCAAAGTAGAGAAAGGGCCTGCAGTTTTCCAGACGCGCCTGATGTTTAAATCAAAATACTTGAAACCCAGACTTTTTCCCAAAGGTTTTGCTATGAGAGTGAGGTTCCAGGGAGTCCTAAGTCTTTCCCGGAGAGAGTCAGGAAAGCTTATGGAAAGTGTAGTATTAGAGGCAGTGACAGTAGACGCAAGGTTTGAGATGTTTGCGGCAACGGAGGGGTTGACATATGTTGCTTCGGCAGGGTGCGGGCTATTAAAATCAATCTGTATGGAGTTTAGGAGCTGGTCTTTGAAGGATTTTTGATATGGGGGAGGCCGGGGTGGAGGTAAGATGCTCGGGCAGGGGAGATGGTTTGTTAAAGAAGGGGTATCTGTAACGGAGGGTTGCTGGAGTTGATCTGAGTGTGGCTGTTGATATGGATGTTGGTTGGCGGAGATCTGCTCGGAGGATGAAGTCACCATTTTCTACATGATTCCTTTTTCATAAATACTCTGATAGTCCACATCCATGACATAGAAGGCTAGAATAATATTTAGACACCATGAACCATCATTCTCTATAACGGAAGGTATCAACTTCTCTTCTGTGCTCTGCAAATTTACTCTGTTTTATCTTTTGGTCACCCTTCAGATACTCTTGGTTACGATCATGAAGAACCATTCTACAAGACATTTCTACATTGCCAATCTTATATAAACactgtgaaaatttttggtcaTACCTTTGTAGTTTCATGTTTGTGTACTGTTGGAGTGATGAACTTGACATCAATGTATTTTTCACGTTATGTTATCAAGGCAATCAAGCCAAGCCAATCCAAGCCAAGCTTGAGGATCACAAACATTGAGCTCAATCGAAGTCCAAAAGTTCACTCTTGAGTTTAAGCTCGAACTTTACTGAGTCTA
This portion of the Coffea arabica cultivar ET-39 chromosome 2e, Coffea Arabica ET-39 HiFi, whole genome shotgun sequence genome encodes:
- the LOC113732767 gene encoding uncharacterized protein translates to MPTPETRREILSISPLSVTLRDCQSSVTIISPVREVLAIKIFLTAIELLSPEARDHSLVLRPRFSRELSFPDNIHDGNSSHRTRALSPPEPMMQNPFLDSMKLLLWNVRGAGHPGFRNHFLQLVQEHHPGIAILVETKLHGERAREICSNLPFDNFTVVDAIGFRGGMWILWNKAEIVLNPISNLSQVIHASIQMPAFAAPAC